Below is a window of Pyxicephalus adspersus unplaced genomic scaffold, UCB_Pads_2.0 Sca724, whole genome shotgun sequence DNA.
GTGAAGTTTTTCAGTCTTATCCAAGTCTTTTTAATGATCTGCAGAAATCCACCAATGCAGCACAACTACCTAGTAGTGCCAACTGGAGGCTGGATGTTGCAGAACTTGAAGCAAAGATTACAAAACACACTAAGGTTCTTGCATTAAACACTCCAAACAACCCACTGGGAAAAGTGAGTATGGAAATATTTTGTAGCCCTGGCTTACTCATAAATCCAATCTAAACATTAATACTTTCAGTACAGTTACAGTGTACTCAAGGAAAGAGTGGTCCATAATTCCAGTGGAGAGTTGCAAAAGACTGTTACAGAAAGCGAATAACATCAGTTATTTCCTCCAAAGGGTTTGTtgccaagtattaagttgagggtaCCAatattttgtccaggccattttttttgtttgaacagTATGTGTCTTAAGATAAGAAAGAGGATTACAATAAGGCATACCTACACATGTGCTGACAGGGAACAGACTAATAggattagattgtaaactcattaaaatatattacttatCACTGTTGTGCTCATTCTTTGTCAAGTTAGCAGTCTGTGTTTAGTTGAGTAACATTTGTTGTTCTTGAGGGCATGTATCAATAGGCTTTAGGCTTGTGTTGATGACATTAATTTAATATCCGATTGAAAAATGTCCGAGTTAATTTAGGATTCAAAGACAGGTACATTAGACCTGTAATAGACCTTCTGacctgttttgaatgttagcagtgacataAATGCTTTGGCCAATAAGATCCTGCTGACTGAATTCAAAATTTTCTTGTTGATGTGTGTAGGTTTTCACTATAGAGGAGCTGGAGGAAATTGCCAACATCTGTGTGAAATATGATTTACTGTGCTTCTCTGATGAAGTTTATGAATGGTTGGTCTACGATGGCAACCAACATATCCGAATTGGTAAGTAGGAAGTGAAATTGTTTTCATAGAAGACCTAATT
It encodes the following:
- the LOC140321105 gene encoding kynurenine--oxoglutarate transaminase 1-like, whose translation is MTKMAGGRCVYIPLRPKSTNAAQLPSSANWRLDVAELEAKITKHTKVLALNTPNNPLGKVFTIEELEEIANICVKYDLLCFSDEVYEWLVYDGNQHIRIGK